A window of Corallococcus macrosporus DSM 14697 contains these coding sequences:
- a CDS encoding histone deacetylase produces the protein MSSTLLLTDPLFFQHDPGQGHPESPSRLRRILGVLASTPVKGTVMTAPRSATAAELASVHTPELLAYLASLSGHVSQLDPDTHVSPDSIDAARLAAGASVQAVEAVMRGEARNAFALVRPPGHHAEPDKAMGFCLYNNAAIAAEAGRKLGAERVLVLDWDVHHGNGTQAAFWSRRDVMYQSVHQFPYYPGTGAAQETGTGEGEGYTVNVGLPGGNSDADYGMIFEELLLPVAEAYRPQLILVSAGFDSHQHDPIGGMDVSERGFAAMCSAMKSLADSVCQGRLVLLLEGGYSLEGLSQSVHACVEVLAGRRDSFPTGDTHADARDALRTSREALRPYWPHV, from the coding sequence ATGTCCTCCACCCTGCTCCTGACGGACCCGCTCTTCTTCCAGCACGACCCTGGCCAGGGCCACCCGGAGTCGCCCTCGCGGCTGCGGCGCATCCTCGGGGTGCTGGCGAGCACGCCGGTGAAGGGAACGGTGATGACGGCGCCGCGCTCCGCCACGGCGGCGGAGCTGGCGTCGGTCCACACGCCGGAGCTGCTGGCGTACCTGGCGAGCCTGAGCGGGCACGTCTCGCAGTTGGACCCGGACACCCATGTGTCGCCGGACAGCATCGACGCGGCCCGGCTGGCGGCGGGCGCCTCCGTGCAAGCGGTGGAGGCGGTGATGCGCGGCGAGGCCCGCAACGCCTTCGCGCTGGTGCGCCCGCCCGGGCACCACGCCGAGCCCGACAAGGCCATGGGCTTCTGCCTGTACAACAACGCGGCCATCGCCGCGGAGGCGGGCCGGAAGCTGGGCGCCGAGCGCGTGCTGGTGCTCGACTGGGACGTGCACCACGGCAACGGGACGCAGGCGGCGTTCTGGTCGCGCCGGGACGTCATGTACCAGTCGGTGCACCAGTTCCCCTACTACCCGGGCACGGGCGCGGCCCAGGAGACGGGCACGGGCGAGGGCGAGGGCTACACCGTCAACGTGGGGCTGCCGGGCGGCAACTCGGACGCGGACTACGGGATGATTTTCGAGGAGCTGCTGCTGCCCGTGGCGGAGGCGTACCGGCCCCAGCTCATCCTCGTCTCCGCGGGCTTCGACTCGCACCAGCACGACCCGATTGGCGGCATGGACGTCAGCGAGCGCGGCTTCGCGGCCATGTGCTCGGCGATGAAGTCCCTGGCGGACAGCGTGTGCCAGGGGCGGCTGGTGCTGCTGCTGGAGGGCGGCTACTCGCTGGAGGGCCTGTCCCAGTCCGTGCATGCCTGCGTGGAGGTGCTCGCCGGGCGCAGGGACAGCTTCCCCACGGGTGACACGCACGCGGACGCGAGGGACGCGCTGAGGACCAGCCGCGAGGCGCTGCGGCCGTACTGGCCCCACGTGTAG
- a CDS encoding SDR family oxidoreductase: MAEMSYRTALVTGASSGLGRGLALWLARRGARVFAAGRRLPQLQALRDEAQAAGVTVEPVELDVTQADATLERIRALDAECGGLDLVVANAGVGGTTNAKKLPWERVRGIIDTNVTGAAATLSAVLPQMVERKRGHLVGVSSLAGFRGLAGHAAYSASKAFLSTFMESLRVDLRGTGVRVTCIYPGFVKSELTATNNFPMPFLMETEDAVERMGKGILRGDAELSFPWQLAVPTRVAKLLPNPLFDAAARRLR; the protein is encoded by the coding sequence ATGGCGGAGATGAGCTACCGGACGGCGCTGGTGACGGGCGCGTCGAGCGGCCTGGGACGCGGACTGGCGCTGTGGCTCGCCAGGCGCGGCGCGCGCGTGTTCGCCGCCGGACGGCGCCTGCCGCAGCTTCAGGCCCTGCGGGACGAGGCCCAGGCCGCGGGCGTCACCGTGGAGCCCGTGGAGTTGGACGTCACGCAGGCGGACGCCACCCTGGAGCGCATCCGCGCGCTGGACGCGGAGTGCGGAGGCCTGGACCTGGTGGTGGCCAACGCGGGCGTGGGCGGCACCACGAACGCGAAGAAGCTGCCCTGGGAGCGGGTGCGCGGCATCATCGACACCAACGTCACCGGCGCCGCCGCCACGCTGAGCGCCGTGCTGCCGCAGATGGTGGAGCGCAAGCGCGGCCACCTCGTGGGCGTCTCCAGCCTCGCCGGCTTCCGGGGGCTGGCGGGCCACGCGGCCTACTCCGCGTCCAAGGCCTTCCTGTCCACCTTCATGGAGAGCCTGCGCGTGGACCTGCGCGGCACCGGCGTGCGCGTCACCTGCATCTACCCCGGCTTCGTGAAGAGCGAGCTGACGGCCACCAACAACTTCCCCATGCCCTTCCTGATGGAGACGGAGGACGCGGTGGAGCGAATGGGCAAGGGCATCCTCCGGGGTGACGCGGAGCTGTCCTTCCCCTGGCAGCTCGCGGTGCCCACGCGGGTGGCGAAGCTCCTGCCCAACCCCCTCTTCGACGCGGCCGCGCGCCGGCTGCGCTGA
- the pyrF gene encoding orotidine-5'-phosphate decarboxylase has product MTTPQPFAHRFSQLAEQRSPFCLGIDPSRDLLTRWGLPDNAQGLRDFCERVADAAGDSVAVVKPQSAFFERHGPAGLQVLQDLMRRFKAQGTLTLLDVKRGDIGSTMDAYAQSVFGEGSAYEADAATFTAYLGLGALLKTLERARASGAAAFVVVRSSNPEGTSLQNSRGADGRTVAEALADGLRAFNERPGPDAAPVAGAVMGATLPDSDRGVVERLGGALLLTPGIGAQGAGFDDLKRLFAGREAQVIPTATRSVLEAGPDTAALRQALERHLAPARAFRATARPS; this is encoded by the coding sequence GTGACGACACCCCAGCCCTTCGCCCACCGCTTCAGCCAGCTCGCCGAGCAGCGCTCGCCGTTCTGCCTCGGCATCGACCCGTCGAGAGACCTGCTCACGCGCTGGGGCCTGCCGGACAACGCCCAGGGCCTGCGCGACTTCTGCGAGCGCGTGGCGGACGCGGCGGGGGACTCCGTCGCGGTGGTGAAGCCGCAGAGCGCCTTCTTCGAGCGCCACGGCCCCGCGGGCCTCCAGGTGCTTCAAGACTTGATGCGCCGCTTCAAGGCCCAGGGCACCCTCACGCTGCTGGACGTGAAGCGCGGGGACATCGGCTCCACCATGGACGCCTACGCGCAGAGCGTCTTCGGCGAGGGCAGCGCCTACGAAGCGGACGCGGCCACCTTCACCGCCTACCTGGGCCTGGGCGCGCTGCTCAAGACGCTGGAGCGCGCGCGCGCGTCCGGCGCGGCGGCCTTCGTGGTGGTGCGCTCCTCCAACCCGGAGGGCACCTCGCTCCAGAATTCGCGCGGAGCGGACGGCCGCACCGTGGCGGAGGCCCTGGCGGACGGCCTGCGCGCCTTCAATGAAAGGCCCGGCCCGGACGCGGCGCCGGTGGCGGGCGCCGTCATGGGCGCCACGCTCCCGGACTCGGACCGCGGCGTCGTCGAGCGGCTCGGCGGCGCGCTGCTGCTCACGCCCGGCATCGGCGCGCAGGGCGCCGGCTTCGACGACTTGAAGCGCCTGTTCGCCGGGCGCGAGGCGCAGGTCATCCCCACCGCCACGCGCTCGGTGCTGGAGGCGGGGCCGGACACCGCCGCCCTGCGCCAGGCGCTGGAGCGGCACCTGGCGCCGGCGCGCGCCTTCCGGGCTACTGCGCGCCCATCATGA
- a CDS encoding penicillin-binding protein 1A, with amino-acid sequence MSDPKSADRSRSKLVLEGVPPKRWWKFLLKTAGWLALTGATAAVIAVTTVYYVYADGLPAIPKVDEYWPPIVTEVYTDDAVLAGEFYEERRKVVPYERIPKRLVQAFIASEDSSFFDHFGVDILGTARAGFKTVASKLGLRSGGIQGGSTLTQQTAKAVLISAEGYKSATAKTITRKIREAILALRLEQALTKEEILYLYLNNVFLGHHSYGVQSAAENYYRKDVRDLTLGEMTLIAGLPQAPSRYSPFLRPEAARKRRSYVLRRMLAEGMISQEEHDTANAEAVKVYPVEDVFHEFAPYFVEQVRKDVVERYGNPVLLKAGLKVFTTMDSERQRAAQDAVLHGLLAVDKRQGWRGPVEQLASKEAIRAFIDRAKKVMGAQELVENRLYVAVVTSIDSDGKGADVQVGGHAGRLPLLGMRWARKVNPEGYYPAMMLSSVKRAISEGDVIVVRHVTKKDLTDDKEQWDKRLADDIPSEGVKLFRLEQTPEAQSALVSIDPHRQYLTAMVGGYDFDDNEFNRAFQACRQPGSSFKPFVYSAALEQLDWTEATVLVDSPIVEHDPDTKVSWKPANYSDKFEGEVLLRTSLVNSLNVPAVKTFGAVGVHNMAAWSQKLGITTPMNMDFSAALGSSCVYPVDLANAYATFNRYGRKKPTHFIRKIEDRWGRTLEDHTAFDDAWAPLQDRVAAGYARLFEPGEQVMSPEVGFILTHLLRGVVLQGTGGPANRLGKPAAGKTGTTNDSFDAWFAGYTRDLVTVAWVGYDLNPHPLGRYETGGRAALPIWLNYMKRALEGRPQSEFYPWQSMDLVRLHIDKKTGKIAPAGARDSELMFFKKGTEPKDAVPDKNTVDVDQFMMGAQ; translated from the coding sequence ATGTCCGACCCTAAATCCGCTGACCGCAGCCGCTCGAAGCTGGTGCTCGAGGGCGTCCCCCCCAAGCGCTGGTGGAAGTTCCTCCTGAAGACCGCGGGATGGCTGGCGCTGACGGGGGCCACGGCCGCCGTGATTGCCGTGACGACCGTGTACTACGTGTACGCGGATGGGCTGCCGGCCATCCCCAAGGTGGACGAGTACTGGCCGCCCATCGTCACCGAGGTCTACACGGACGACGCGGTGCTGGCCGGCGAGTTCTACGAAGAGCGCCGCAAGGTGGTGCCCTACGAGCGGATTCCGAAGCGCCTGGTCCAGGCCTTCATCGCGTCGGAGGACTCCAGCTTCTTCGACCACTTCGGCGTCGACATCCTCGGCACCGCGCGCGCCGGCTTCAAGACGGTGGCCTCCAAGCTGGGGCTGCGCTCGGGCGGCATCCAGGGTGGCTCCACGCTGACGCAGCAGACCGCGAAGGCGGTGCTCATCTCCGCGGAGGGCTACAAGTCCGCCACCGCCAAGACAATCACCCGCAAGATTCGCGAGGCCATCCTCGCCCTGCGGCTGGAGCAGGCACTGACGAAGGAGGAGATCCTCTACCTCTACCTCAACAACGTCTTCCTCGGGCACCACAGCTACGGCGTGCAGAGCGCGGCGGAGAACTACTACCGCAAGGACGTGCGCGACCTGACGCTGGGGGAGATGACGCTCATCGCGGGCCTGCCGCAGGCGCCCAGCCGCTACTCGCCCTTCCTGCGCCCGGAGGCGGCCCGCAAGCGCCGCTCCTACGTGCTGCGCCGCATGCTGGCGGAGGGCATGATTTCGCAGGAGGAGCACGACACCGCCAACGCCGAAGCGGTGAAGGTGTACCCGGTGGAGGACGTGTTCCACGAGTTCGCGCCGTACTTCGTGGAGCAGGTGCGCAAGGACGTGGTGGAGCGCTACGGCAACCCCGTGCTGCTCAAGGCCGGCCTCAAGGTCTTCACCACCATGGACAGCGAGCGCCAGCGCGCCGCGCAGGACGCGGTGCTCCACGGCCTCCTGGCGGTGGACAAGCGCCAGGGCTGGCGCGGCCCGGTGGAGCAGCTCGCGTCGAAGGAGGCCATCCGCGCCTTCATCGACCGCGCGAAGAAGGTGATGGGCGCGCAGGAGCTGGTGGAGAACCGGCTCTACGTCGCCGTCGTCACGTCCATTGACTCGGACGGCAAGGGCGCGGACGTGCAGGTGGGCGGGCACGCCGGCCGGCTGCCGCTCCTGGGCATGCGCTGGGCGCGCAAGGTGAACCCGGAGGGCTACTACCCGGCGATGATGCTCTCCTCGGTGAAGAGGGCCATCTCCGAGGGCGACGTCATCGTGGTGCGCCACGTGACGAAGAAGGACCTGACGGACGACAAGGAGCAGTGGGACAAGCGGCTCGCGGACGACATCCCCAGCGAGGGCGTGAAGCTCTTCCGCCTGGAGCAGACGCCGGAGGCGCAGAGCGCGCTCGTCTCCATCGACCCGCACCGCCAGTACCTCACCGCGATGGTGGGCGGCTACGACTTCGACGACAACGAGTTCAACCGCGCCTTCCAGGCGTGCCGTCAGCCGGGCAGCTCCTTCAAGCCCTTCGTGTACTCGGCGGCGCTGGAGCAGCTCGACTGGACGGAGGCCACCGTCCTCGTGGACTCGCCGATTGTCGAGCACGACCCGGACACCAAGGTGTCGTGGAAGCCGGCCAACTACAGCGACAAGTTCGAGGGCGAGGTGCTCCTGCGCACGTCGCTGGTCAATTCGCTGAACGTGCCCGCGGTGAAGACCTTCGGCGCGGTGGGCGTGCACAACATGGCCGCGTGGAGCCAGAAGCTGGGCATCACCACGCCCATGAACATGGACTTCTCCGCGGCGCTGGGCTCCTCGTGCGTGTACCCGGTGGACCTGGCCAACGCCTACGCCACCTTCAACCGCTACGGCCGCAAGAAGCCCACGCACTTCATCCGCAAGATTGAGGACCGCTGGGGCCGCACGCTGGAGGACCACACCGCCTTCGACGACGCGTGGGCGCCCCTGCAGGACCGCGTGGCCGCCGGCTACGCGCGCCTCTTCGAGCCGGGCGAGCAGGTGATGAGCCCGGAGGTCGGCTTCATCCTCACGCACCTGCTGCGCGGCGTGGTGCTCCAGGGCACCGGCGGCCCCGCCAACCGCCTGGGCAAGCCGGCCGCGGGCAAGACGGGCACCACCAACGACTCCTTCGACGCGTGGTTCGCCGGCTACACCCGGGATTTGGTGACGGTGGCGTGGGTGGGCTACGACTTGAACCCGCACCCGCTGGGCCGCTACGAGACGGGCGGCCGCGCCGCGCTCCCCATCTGGCTCAACTACATGAAGCGCGCGCTGGAGGGCCGGCCGCAGTCGGAGTTCTACCCCTGGCAGTCCATGGACCTGGTGCGGCTGCACATCGACAAGAAGACGGGGAAGATTGCCCCCGCGGGCGCCCGGGACTCGGAGCTGATGTTCTTCAAGAAGGGCACCGAGCCGAAGGACGCGGTGCCCGACAAGAACACGGTCGACGTGGACCAGTTCATGATGGGCGCGCAGTAG
- a CDS encoding RluA family pseudouridine synthase yields MIEYRIEADTAGMRLDKHLRKRLPNVPVSHLFKMIRTKKVRVNGKRAQPEQLLSEGDVLTIRGDEQQLVGAERPKVDPPPPPVDPSRLVILREDDWLMAVDKPSGMAVHTGSGITGGTLVDYVRAYLGPKAVRNDFAASPAHRLDRETSGVILVAKRRPAMVHFTEVFTHGLSRKRYLTLVKGKMPRDSGVIDLPLAEHQQTAESKARRGVNMQAAVTRWKVVKQSGEAALLSCAIETGRTHQIRRHLAAIGHPVAGDKKYGDFAFNRDVRARWGLKRLFLHAERIEFPHPEGGAKVAVEAPLAAELRDVLKRAALVP; encoded by the coding sequence ATGATCGAGTACCGAATCGAAGCCGACACCGCCGGGATGCGGCTGGACAAGCACCTGCGCAAACGGCTCCCCAATGTCCCGGTGAGCCACCTCTTCAAGATGATTCGCACCAAGAAGGTGCGGGTGAACGGGAAGCGTGCGCAGCCCGAGCAGTTGCTGTCCGAAGGAGACGTGCTCACCATCCGCGGCGACGAGCAGCAGCTCGTGGGGGCGGAACGTCCGAAAGTGGACCCCCCTCCACCGCCGGTGGACCCCAGCCGGTTGGTCATCCTTCGAGAGGACGACTGGCTCATGGCCGTGGACAAGCCCAGTGGAATGGCCGTCCATACCGGTAGCGGCATCACCGGCGGGACGCTGGTGGACTATGTGCGCGCCTACCTGGGGCCCAAGGCCGTCCGCAACGACTTCGCGGCCTCGCCCGCACACCGGCTGGACCGGGAGACCTCCGGCGTCATCCTGGTGGCCAAGCGGCGCCCGGCCATGGTGCACTTCACCGAGGTCTTCACCCACGGCCTGTCCCGCAAGCGCTACCTGACCCTGGTGAAGGGGAAGATGCCCCGGGACTCGGGCGTCATCGACCTGCCCCTGGCGGAGCACCAGCAGACGGCCGAGTCCAAGGCCCGTCGTGGGGTGAACATGCAGGCGGCCGTCACCCGGTGGAAGGTCGTCAAGCAGTCGGGCGAGGCGGCGCTCCTGTCCTGCGCCATCGAGACAGGGCGCACGCATCAGATAAGAAGGCATCTGGCCGCCATCGGACATCCGGTGGCCGGGGACAAGAAGTACGGAGACTTCGCCTTCAACCGCGACGTGCGGGCGCGCTGGGGGCTCAAACGGCTGTTCCTGCACGCCGAGCGCATCGAATTCCCGCATCCCGAAGGCGGCGCGAAGGTGGCCGTGGAGGCCCCCCTCGCCGCCGAGCTCCGAGATGTGCTCAAGCGGGCCGCATTGGTGCCCTGA
- a CDS encoding pentapeptide repeat-containing protein yields the protein MAKAPSIEKLLQSGSAEWNRMRKSGQVATDHTGATFTQLFSANTDLSGLGLIGSEWDRCDLSKVNFRDADLSNAYFHGGRLQDCDFRGANLEGATFEKLKLLRCDFTGAKGLEDIEMDDVDMDRVVGLDGEEAPPPPPPPAQGITAFTREQREKALGVQAAAALQGEPVSDELPPFRPQDPPGSLFFRALKRMGVPPLWVLDVPGLRPLLPQRLPPGSSLETLYREAVKTRLENKKPAADPAVVDRAQKALRMGAKDAPVAAMYLREVGVLPLFRFAAAQVLKGALREEVDVDDLTGSIDPRTTGALLELRLTHEVVEHLQEARRRLAATQLYTSLLEAGFNPENNWDEALDSSDASLELAQLATGDDRNALLEGFQVFAALPDEARLRRLAYLAESVTNLELVSRLPEGMEPSWLNGPETRECHDREMTYVQSLKAEEIPAKVAALAKEELGVPEGEVPEESEGDLFVHLRCDVCGKEKLIVQSPEE from the coding sequence ATGGCGAAAGCCCCCAGTATCGAGAAGCTCCTCCAGAGTGGCTCGGCGGAATGGAACCGGATGCGCAAGTCCGGCCAGGTCGCCACCGACCATACCGGCGCCACCTTCACTCAACTGTTCTCCGCCAACACGGACCTGTCCGGGCTGGGCCTCATCGGCTCGGAATGGGACCGGTGCGACCTGTCCAAGGTCAACTTCCGGGACGCGGACCTTTCCAACGCCTACTTCCACGGCGGCCGGCTCCAGGACTGCGACTTCCGGGGTGCGAACCTCGAAGGCGCGACGTTCGAAAAGCTGAAGTTGCTGCGGTGCGACTTCACGGGCGCCAAGGGGCTCGAAGACATCGAGATGGACGACGTGGACATGGACCGCGTCGTCGGTCTGGATGGCGAGGAGGCCCCGCCGCCGCCACCGCCGCCCGCCCAGGGCATCACCGCCTTCACGCGTGAGCAGCGCGAGAAGGCCCTGGGCGTGCAGGCCGCCGCGGCGCTCCAGGGCGAGCCCGTCAGCGACGAGCTGCCGCCCTTCCGGCCCCAGGACCCGCCCGGCTCGCTCTTCTTCCGGGCGCTGAAGCGGATGGGCGTGCCCCCGCTGTGGGTGCTGGACGTGCCGGGCCTGCGCCCGCTCCTGCCGCAGCGGCTGCCCCCGGGCAGCTCGCTGGAGACGCTCTACCGCGAGGCGGTGAAGACGCGGCTGGAGAACAAGAAGCCCGCGGCGGACCCGGCCGTGGTGGACCGCGCGCAGAAGGCGCTGCGCATGGGCGCCAAGGACGCCCCGGTGGCGGCCATGTACCTGCGCGAGGTGGGTGTGCTGCCCCTGTTCCGCTTCGCCGCGGCCCAGGTGCTCAAGGGTGCGCTGAGGGAAGAGGTGGACGTGGATGACCTCACGGGCTCCATCGACCCCCGCACCACCGGCGCGCTCCTGGAGCTGCGTTTGACGCACGAAGTCGTGGAGCACCTGCAGGAGGCGCGGCGCCGGCTGGCGGCCACGCAGCTCTACACGTCGCTGCTGGAGGCGGGCTTCAACCCGGAGAACAACTGGGACGAGGCGCTGGACTCGAGCGACGCGTCGCTGGAGCTGGCGCAGCTCGCCACGGGGGATGACCGCAACGCCCTGCTGGAGGGCTTCCAGGTCTTCGCGGCGCTGCCGGACGAGGCGCGGCTGCGGCGGCTGGCCTACCTGGCCGAGTCCGTCACCAACCTGGAGCTGGTGAGCCGGCTGCCGGAGGGCATGGAGCCGTCGTGGCTCAACGGCCCCGAGACGCGCGAGTGCCACGACCGGGAGATGACGTACGTCCAGTCGCTGAAGGCGGAGGAGATTCCCGCCAAGGTGGCGGCGCTGGCGAAGGAGGAGCTGGGCGTCCCCGAGGGTGAGGTTCCCGAGGAGAGCGAGGGCGACCTCTTCGTCCACCTGCGCTGTGACGTGTGCGGCAAGGAGAAGCTCATCGTCCAGTCGCCGGAGGAGTAG
- a CDS encoding Imm49 family immunity protein gives MALTRLKEDLILYLGALAESASQQPDVDSKGRVYLDLARHHRAYAICLLLEDADIDGFFHGLIQSALTWRYFLERGGAANASYRRASLNDAFLDAVAAAQWPLARGLASLSAQTWTQGEEYADDFAYARFLHLLIALPQPEPAALERLLAQFEGALEGGTDARLDVAKALFVRDSEAFERAFRELLDAHAARMKRIADPWRDSALARDYTFKPNRYVLVEGLALLHIAESLGLKVAPEYRFCPDLARRRDYAPFEPLGFPGVTLAQG, from the coding sequence GTGGCGCTGACGCGATTGAAGGAAGACCTCATCCTGTATCTTGGAGCCCTGGCGGAGAGCGCCTCGCAGCAGCCCGATGTCGACAGCAAGGGGCGCGTCTACCTGGACCTGGCGCGGCACCACCGCGCCTACGCCATCTGCCTGCTGCTGGAGGACGCGGACATCGACGGCTTCTTCCACGGGCTCATCCAGTCAGCGCTCACTTGGAGGTATTTCCTGGAGCGCGGTGGCGCTGCGAATGCGTCATACCGCCGGGCGAGCCTGAATGACGCCTTCCTGGATGCCGTGGCCGCGGCGCAATGGCCGTTGGCACGAGGGCTGGCCTCGCTCTCGGCCCAGACCTGGACGCAGGGAGAGGAGTACGCGGACGACTTCGCCTATGCGCGCTTCCTGCACCTGCTCATCGCGCTTCCTCAACCGGAGCCCGCCGCGCTCGAGCGTTTGCTCGCGCAGTTCGAGGGCGCGCTCGAAGGAGGGACAGACGCACGGTTGGATGTGGCCAAGGCGCTGTTCGTCCGGGACTCGGAGGCGTTCGAGCGCGCCTTCAGGGAGCTCCTCGACGCGCATGCCGCCCGGATGAAGCGAATCGCCGACCCCTGGCGAGATTCGGCGCTGGCCCGGGACTACACCTTCAAGCCGAACCGCTACGTGCTGGTGGAGGGACTGGCGCTGCTGCACATCGCCGAGTCCCTGGGGCTGAAGGTGGCGCCCGAGTACCGGTTCTGCCCAGACCTGGCCCGGCGCCGGGACTACGCGCCCTTTGAACCCCTGGGTTTCCCTGGCGTCACGCTGGCGCAGGGCTGA
- a CDS encoding imm11 family protein — protein sequence MSYVLGLARIGRGACRLGALLGVERDYELFDGLSRKDGFPRDARFEMSEEFPNDIRTEDFIKNMNGLLVASARARAVLEAQPLKNNEFLPVSVINHKGRVEKGPFFIVHQVVLQDCIDMEKTVADENPINREVFISIDRLVLDAQRIDADVSLFRMRRFPHRPLFRDDVMGRVNEAGLTGIQFVPPGTFTY from the coding sequence ATGAGCTACGTGTTGGGGCTGGCCAGGATAGGGCGAGGCGCGTGCCGCCTGGGGGCGTTGCTGGGGGTTGAGCGGGACTATGAGTTGTTCGACGGGCTCTCGCGCAAGGATGGGTTTCCTCGCGACGCTCGCTTCGAGATGAGCGAGGAGTTCCCAAATGACATTCGGACGGAGGACTTCATCAAGAACATGAATGGCCTGCTCGTTGCGTCTGCTCGGGCGCGAGCGGTGCTGGAAGCTCAGCCCTTGAAGAACAACGAGTTTCTCCCCGTCTCTGTCATCAACCACAAGGGCCGGGTCGAGAAGGGGCCCTTCTTCATCGTGCACCAGGTCGTGCTTCAGGACTGCATCGACATGGAGAAGACCGTCGCGGATGAGAACCCCATCAACCGCGAGGTGTTCATCAGCATCGACCGGCTGGTGCTGGATGCGCAGCGCATTGACGCGGACGTTTCGCTCTTCAGGATGCGCCGCTTCCCCCATCGCCCTCTCTTCCGAGACGATGTCATGGGGCGCGTCAACGAAGCGGGCTTGACGGGCATCCAGTTCGTGCCGCCTGGCACGTTCACTTATTGA